Proteins encoded within one genomic window of Panicum virgatum strain AP13 chromosome 1N, P.virgatum_v5, whole genome shotgun sequence:
- the LOC120653514 gene encoding uncharacterized protein LOC120653514, which produces MADDLGALGEPITDRTLVLNVIRGLNERFSHIGTLLRHARLFTSFLEARDDLILEEITLENRQSSPAAALTASAKSTAPPPQPQPHSGVNVSGTGNKTANRRNKRCGGGGGGNSTGTGGPSGVGGSGQQAPGAQQQQPDLASGGKNTG; this is translated from the coding sequence ATGGCCGACGATCTTGGCGCCCTTGGCGAGCCCATCACTGACAGGACTCTCGTCCTCAACGTGATCCGTGGTCTCAACGAGCGCTTCTCCCACATCGGCACCCTCCTTCGGCATGCCCGCCTCTTCACCAGCTTCCTGGAAGCCCGTGATGACCTCATCCTCGAGGAAATCACCCTGGAGAATCGCCAGTCttcaccggccgccgccctcacCGCCTCCGCCAAGTCTACAGCGCCTCCTCCCCAGCCGCAACCACACTCGGGGGTGAACGTCTCCGGCACTGGCAACAAGACCGCCAACCGCCGCAACaagcgctgcggcggcggcggtggcggcaacaGCACCGGCACCGGCGGGCCCAGCGGCGTAGGCGGCTCGGGCCAGCAGGCCCCTggcgcacagcagcagcagcccgacCTCGCGTCTGGTGGCAAGAACACGGGCTGA
- the LOC120655790 gene encoding 60S ribosomal protein L35-2: MARIKVHELRGKNKAELQAQLKEFKSELSLLRVAKVTGGAPNKLSKIKVVRTSIARVLTVISQKQKAALREAYKKKKLLPLDLRPKKTRAIRRRLTKHQLSLKTEREKKREKYFPMRKYAIKA, from the exons ATGG CCCGGATCAAGGTGCACGAGCTCCGGGGGAAGAACAAGGCGGAGTTGCaggcgcagctcaaggagtTCAAGTCCGAGCTCTCCCTCCTCCGCGTGGCCAAGGTCACCGGCGGAGCCCCCAACAAGCTCTCCAAGAT CAAGGTGGTGCGCACCTCGATCGCGCGCGTGCTGACGGTGATCTCGCAGAAGCAGAaggcggcgctgcgggaggcgtacaagaagaagaagctgcTCCCCCTCGACCTCCGCCCCAAGAAGACCCgtgccatccgccgccgcctcaccaAGCACCAG CTTTCTCTGAAGACGGAGAGGGAAAAGAAGCGTGAGAAGTACTTCCCCATGAGGAAGTATGCTATCAAGGCCTAG